Proteins encoded by one window of Gordonia jinghuaiqii:
- a CDS encoding acyl carrier protein, which yields MSDNITEALRGILEEDLDLALGDISRDSQLIDDLGLDSVAFAIGVVAIEERLGVKLSERELFESKTVGDLEDLIRSKADAATPR from the coding sequence ATGTCCGACAACATCACCGAAGCCCTGCGCGGCATCCTCGAGGAAGACCTCGACCTCGCGCTCGGTGACATCAGCCGCGACTCCCAGCTGATCGACGACCTCGGTCTGGACTCGGTGGCGTTCGCCATCGGCGTGGTGGCCATCGAAGAGCGTCTCGGCGTGAAGCTGTCCGAGCGCGAGCTCTTCGAGTCCAAGACGGTCGGCGATCTCGAGGATCTGATCCGGTCGAAGGCCGACGCAGCAACTCCCAGATGA
- a CDS encoding acyl-CoA dehydrogenase family protein: protein MSVDTAQSANTTAQTYAELLDAAFDERVTAWTAQAESDHRFPRPLLEHLGEAGVFTRKWEDRKLTDLHDHFALGRHLGALGSGAIGVGVSLHDSAIAILRRFGRTDYLKDLAQRAMTAEAVLCIGASEEQGGSDLQNSETRIAPENGGYRVVGHKKFVSLSPIADHMFVVCRGVEDGPDGGLANAGGNVALAAVPIDSVQVGEPYQKLGAGPLDTAPVTIDAWIPEEALIARPGTGLAIISWGLAHERYSVAAQIAASCEVMIGVTLARMMDRTQFGKKLYDHQALRLRIADLQARVDVLDYSLKGVAAEGKINLRTAAALKATAANLGEEVASECLHIFGGIGYLDTGVPIGRWWRDMKLARVGGGTDEVLWELVAAAMKPDTERYRSLLSGSDNQTP, encoded by the coding sequence ATGAGCGTGGACACCGCCCAGAGCGCGAACACGACAGCGCAGACGTACGCAGAGTTGCTCGACGCGGCCTTCGACGAGAGGGTCACCGCGTGGACCGCGCAGGCCGAGAGCGATCACCGCTTCCCGCGGCCGCTCCTCGAGCACCTCGGTGAGGCAGGGGTCTTCACCCGCAAGTGGGAGGACCGAAAGCTCACCGACCTGCACGACCACTTCGCGCTCGGACGCCACCTCGGTGCGCTGGGTTCGGGCGCCATCGGGGTCGGTGTCAGCCTGCACGACTCGGCCATCGCCATCCTCCGCCGCTTCGGTCGTACCGACTACCTCAAAGACCTCGCCCAGCGCGCGATGACCGCCGAGGCGGTGCTGTGCATCGGTGCCTCCGAAGAGCAGGGCGGCTCGGACCTGCAGAACTCCGAGACCCGGATCGCGCCCGAGAACGGCGGATACCGCGTCGTCGGGCACAAGAAGTTCGTGTCGCTCTCGCCCATCGCCGACCACATGTTCGTGGTGTGCCGTGGCGTCGAGGACGGCCCCGACGGTGGCCTGGCGAACGCGGGCGGCAACGTGGCACTCGCCGCGGTGCCCATCGACTCGGTCCAGGTCGGCGAGCCATACCAGAAGCTGGGTGCCGGCCCCCTCGACACCGCGCCCGTCACGATCGACGCCTGGATTCCGGAGGAGGCGCTGATCGCCCGCCCCGGAACGGGTCTGGCCATCATCAGTTGGGGCCTGGCGCACGAGCGTTACTCGGTGGCCGCGCAGATCGCCGCCTCCTGTGAGGTGATGATCGGGGTGACCCTCGCCCGGATGATGGACCGTACCCAGTTCGGCAAGAAGCTCTACGACCACCAGGCGTTGCGTCTGCGGATCGCCGACCTGCAGGCCCGCGTCGACGTGCTGGACTATTCGTTGAAAGGTGTTGCCGCCGAGGGCAAGATCAACTTGCGGACCGCGGCGGCCCTCAAGGCGACGGCGGCCAACCTCGGCGAGGAGGTCGCCTCGGAGTGCTTACACATCTTCGGCGGCATCGGTTACCTGGACACCGGCGTACCGATCGGACGCTGGTGGCGGGACATGAAGCTGGCGCGGGTCGGCGGCGGCACTGACGAGGTCCTGTGGGAACTGGTCGCCGCGGCGATGAAACCCGACACCGAGCGTTACCGTTCCCTGCTTTCCGGTTCCGACAACCAGACGCCCTGA